The Pseudomonas asiatica genome has a segment encoding these proteins:
- a CDS encoding site-specific integrase, which yields MSDLSKNPLLQYMARLAPSSQQTMRYILQDAADRLGFVDCNIVDVPWHRLEPGHVIALVAALRADGYAPNSSSLYVNAIRGVMNEAWRQGLIDHEQLLRIREVKPATGSRLPPGRNLRRSLIRELMDVCAADPRPQGVRDAAIIALLYGTGMRKSESVDIDLAQVDFEARSLQVLGKGNRQLIKYAPPWAFEKLQAWLDLRRQELPAGAEDDPFLFNRIRRGSHITRARITKHAIYYIARQRGAQVGVKIMPHDFRRAFITRVIEEHDLSIAQKLAHHANIQTTAIYDRRDDNERRRAVDRFDY from the coding sequence TTGTCCGACCTCTCGAAAAATCCACTGCTGCAGTACATGGCCCGCCTGGCCCCATCCAGCCAGCAAACCATGCGCTACATCCTTCAGGACGCTGCCGACCGGCTGGGGTTTGTCGACTGCAATATCGTCGATGTGCCCTGGCATCGGCTCGAGCCCGGCCATGTGATCGCCCTGGTGGCGGCGCTGCGTGCCGACGGTTACGCACCCAACAGCTCGTCGCTGTACGTCAACGCCATCCGCGGTGTGATGAACGAAGCCTGGCGCCAGGGCCTGATCGATCACGAGCAGTTGTTGCGCATCCGCGAGGTCAAACCGGCCACCGGCAGCCGCCTGCCACCGGGGCGCAACCTGCGCCGCAGCCTGATTCGCGAGCTGATGGATGTGTGCGCGGCCGACCCACGGCCGCAGGGTGTGCGTGACGCGGCGATCATCGCCTTGCTGTACGGCACCGGCATGCGCAAGTCGGAATCGGTGGACATCGACCTGGCCCAGGTTGACTTCGAGGCGCGCAGCCTGCAGGTGCTGGGCAAGGGCAATCGCCAGCTGATCAAGTACGCCCCGCCATGGGCGTTCGAGAAGTTGCAGGCGTGGCTGGACCTGCGCCGTCAGGAGTTGCCGGCAGGGGCCGAAGACGACCCGTTCCTGTTCAACCGCATCCGCCGTGGCAGCCATATCACCCGGGCGCGCATCACCAAGCATGCCATTTACTACATCGCCCGCCAGCGTGGTGCGCAGGTGGGCGTGAAGATCATGCCGCACGATTTCCGCCGGGCGTTCATCACCCGGGTGATCGAAGAGCACGACCTGTCCATTGCGCAGAAGCTGGCGCATCACGCCAATATCCAGACCACCGCCATCTATGACCGGCGTGATGACAACGAACGCCGGCGTGCGGTGGACCGCTTCGATTACTGA
- a CDS encoding urease accessory protein UreD, producing MSLAEQIEQQQDDAGWSAHLQLRFVRRDEVTRLGAWRHFGPLLVQRPFYPEGAPCHVYVLHPPGGIVAGDRLELDIQLEPGSHALLTMPGASKFYRSIGPTARLVQRFHLAADSTLEWLPQDSIFFSGARASLDSRFTLEPGARLLAWETLCLGRPVMNERFEQGALDSRLHIELPDEVGLHERLRVEGGRLSKLGGHPLLATFCAAPADQAVLDLVRPLLDEMANPAGATLLGSLLVIRVLDHDNQHLQRTLQRLWHVLRPAVLGLPACPPRIWAT from the coding sequence ATGTCGCTCGCGGAGCAGATCGAACAACAACAAGACGATGCCGGCTGGAGCGCTCACCTGCAGTTGCGTTTCGTCAGGCGTGACGAGGTGACCCGCCTTGGTGCGTGGCGGCATTTCGGACCTCTTTTGGTGCAACGACCGTTCTATCCGGAAGGTGCGCCGTGCCATGTCTACGTGCTGCACCCACCCGGTGGGATCGTCGCCGGCGACCGCCTGGAGCTGGATATCCAGCTGGAGCCGGGTAGCCACGCGCTGCTGACCATGCCCGGCGCCAGCAAGTTCTACCGCAGCATCGGCCCGACCGCGCGGCTGGTCCAGCGTTTTCACCTGGCCGCCGACAGCACCCTGGAGTGGCTGCCGCAGGACAGCATCTTCTTCTCCGGTGCCCGCGCCAGCCTCGACAGCCGTTTCACCCTCGAACCGGGGGCGCGCCTGCTGGCCTGGGAAACCCTGTGCCTGGGGCGCCCGGTGATGAACGAGCGTTTCGAGCAGGGTGCCCTCGACAGCCGCCTGCACATCGAACTGCCCGACGAAGTGGGCCTGCACGAGCGCCTGCGCGTCGAAGGCGGGCGCCTGAGCAAGCTTGGCGGGCATCCGCTGCTGGCCACCTTCTGCGCCGCACCCGCCGACCAGGCTGTGCTGGATCTGGTGCGCCCGCTGCTCGACGAGATGGCCAACCCGGCCGGCGCGACCCTGCTCGGGTCGTTGCTGGTGATCCGCGTGCTCGACCATGACAACCAACACCTGCAACGCACCCTGCAACGCCTGTGGCATGTGCTGCGCCCGGCCGTCCTCGGCCTGCCGGCCTGCCCACCGCGTATCTGGGCCACCTGA
- a CDS encoding urease subunit gamma translates to MELTPREKDKLLLFTAALLAERRLARGLKLNYPEAVALISAAVLEGARDGRTVAELMSLGREVLSREQVMPGIAEMLHDVQVEATFPDGTKLVTVHDPIV, encoded by the coding sequence ATGGAGCTGACCCCGAGAGAGAAAGACAAACTGCTGCTGTTCACCGCCGCGCTGCTGGCGGAGCGGCGCCTGGCCCGTGGCCTGAAACTCAACTACCCGGAAGCGGTGGCGTTGATCAGTGCCGCCGTGCTCGAAGGCGCCCGTGATGGCCGCACCGTCGCCGAGCTGATGAGCCTGGGGCGCGAAGTATTGAGCCGCGAGCAGGTAATGCCTGGCATCGCCGAAATGCTCCACGACGTGCAGGTCGAAGCGACCTTCCCGGATGGCACCAAGCTGGTGACCGTGCATGACCCCATCGTTTGA
- a CDS encoding urease subunit beta — protein MIPGEIQVAAGDIELNSGRATVSVSVANHGDRPVQVGSHYHFYEVNEALVFERAPTLGFRLDIPAGTAVRFEPGQARTVQLVAYAGKREVYGFQGKVMGALEGRA, from the coding sequence ATGATCCCAGGTGAAATCCAGGTCGCCGCCGGCGACATCGAGCTGAACAGCGGCCGCGCGACAGTCAGCGTCAGCGTGGCCAACCATGGCGACCGCCCGGTGCAGGTCGGCTCGCACTACCACTTTTACGAAGTCAACGAGGCGCTGGTGTTCGAGCGCGCGCCTACGCTGGGCTTTCGGCTGGACATCCCCGCGGGTACCGCCGTGCGCTTCGAGCCTGGCCAGGCGCGTACCGTGCAACTGGTGGCATACGCCGGCAAGCGCGAGGTCTACGGCTTCCAGGGCAAGGTGATGGGCGCGCTGGAGGGCAGGGCATGA
- the ureC gene encoding urease subunit alpha, with protein sequence MSRISRQAYADMFGPTVGDRLRLADTALWVEVEHDFTIYGEEVKFGGGKVIRDGMGQGQMLAAEAMDLVLTNALIIDHWGIVKADIGIKHGRIAVIGKAGNPDVQPGVNVPVGPGTEVIAAEGKIVTAGGVDSHIHFICPQQVDEALNSGVTTFIGGGTGPATGTNATTCTPGPWYLARMLQAADSLPINIGLLGKGNASRPEALREQIAAGAVGLKLHEDWGSTPAAIDCCLGVAEEMDIQVAIHTDTLNESGCIEDTLSAIGDRTIHTFHTEGAGGGHAPDIIRAAGQANVLPSSTNPTLPYTVNTVDEHLDMLMVCHHLDPSIAEDVAFAESRIRRETIAAEDILHDMGAFAMTSSDSQAMGRVGEVVLRTWQVAHQMKLRRGPLAPDTSYSDNFRVKRYIAKYTINPALTHGIGHEVGSVEVGKLADLVLWAPAFFAVKPALVIKGGMIVTAPMGDINGSIPTPQPVHYRPMFGALGAARHATRMTFLPQAAMDRGLAEELNLRSLIGVAHGCRRVRKPDMVHNTLQPLIEVDAQTYQVRADGELLVCEPARELPLAQRYFLF encoded by the coding sequence ATGAGCCGCATTTCCCGCCAGGCCTATGCCGACATGTTCGGCCCCACCGTGGGCGACCGCTTGCGCCTGGCCGACACCGCGCTGTGGGTCGAGGTGGAGCACGACTTCACCATCTATGGCGAAGAGGTGAAGTTCGGTGGCGGCAAGGTCATCCGCGATGGCATGGGGCAGGGCCAGATGCTGGCTGCCGAAGCCATGGACCTGGTACTGACCAATGCCCTGATCATCGACCACTGGGGCATCGTCAAGGCCGATATCGGTATCAAGCACGGGCGTATCGCGGTGATCGGCAAGGCTGGCAACCCCGATGTGCAGCCGGGCGTGAACGTGCCAGTGGGCCCCGGCACCGAGGTGATCGCGGCCGAGGGCAAGATCGTCACCGCCGGTGGTGTCGACTCGCACATCCACTTCATCTGCCCGCAACAGGTGGACGAGGCGCTGAACAGCGGTGTCACCACCTTCATCGGCGGCGGTACCGGGCCAGCCACCGGCACCAACGCCACCACCTGCACGCCCGGCCCCTGGTACCTGGCGCGCATGCTCCAGGCTGCCGACAGCCTGCCGATCAACATCGGCTTGCTGGGCAAGGGCAACGCCTCGCGGCCGGAAGCGCTGCGCGAGCAGATCGCGGCCGGCGCCGTGGGCCTCAAGCTGCACGAAGACTGGGGTTCGACACCAGCAGCCATCGACTGCTGCCTGGGCGTGGCCGAGGAAATGGACATCCAGGTGGCGATCCACACCGACACCCTCAACGAGTCCGGCTGCATCGAAGACACCCTGTCGGCGATCGGCGACCGCACCATCCACACCTTCCACACCGAGGGTGCTGGTGGCGGTCACGCCCCGGACATCATCCGCGCGGCAGGGCAGGCCAACGTGTTGCCGTCCTCGACCAACCCGACCCTGCCGTACACGGTCAACACCGTGGACGAGCACCTGGACATGCTCATGGTCTGCCACCACCTGGACCCGAGCATCGCCGAAGACGTGGCCTTTGCCGAGTCGCGCATCCGCCGCGAAACCATCGCCGCCGAGGACATTCTCCACGACATGGGCGCCTTTGCCATGACTTCGTCCGACTCCCAGGCCATGGGCCGGGTTGGCGAGGTGGTGCTGCGCACCTGGCAGGTGGCCCACCAGATGAAACTGCGCCGCGGGCCACTGGCGCCGGACACCAGCTACAGCGACAACTTCCGGGTCAAGCGCTACATCGCCAAGTACACCATCAACCCGGCCCTGACCCACGGCATCGGCCACGAAGTGGGCTCGGTGGAAGTCGGCAAGCTGGCCGACCTGGTGCTGTGGGCGCCGGCGTTCTTTGCGGTCAAGCCGGCCCTGGTGATCAAGGGCGGAATGATCGTCACCGCGCCCATGGGTGACATCAACGGTTCCATCCCCACGCCGCAACCGGTGCATTACCGCCCGATGTTCGGCGCCCTGGGCGCGGCGCGGCATGCCACGCGCATGACCTTCCTGCCCCAGGCGGCGATGGACCGTGGCCTGGCCGAGGAGTTGAACCTGCGCAGCCTGATCGGCGTGGCCCACGGCTGCCGCCGGGTGCGCAAGCCCGACATGGTCCACAACACTTTGCAGCCGCTGATCGAGGTCGATGCGCAGACCTACCAGGTGCGTGCCGACGGCGAACTGCTGGTCTGCGAACCGGCCCGCGAACTGCCGCTGGCCCAGCGTTATTTTCTATTCTGA
- the ureE gene encoding urease accessory protein UreE yields MIVLTRRITEPGQLGETGTVTLDVDSRIKSRLRVTLDDGREAGLMLERGHLLRGGELLADAEGTQLIRVLAAPEAVSTVRCADPHLLARAAYHLGNRHVPLQIEPGLLRFQHDHVLDDMLRGLGLTVEAEQAPFEPEAGAYQSAPHSHSHAHGHDHPFVRLPAHS; encoded by the coding sequence ATGATCGTCTTGACCCGCCGTATCACCGAGCCCGGCCAGCTGGGCGAAACCGGCACCGTTACCCTGGACGTGGACAGCCGCATCAAGAGCCGCCTGCGTGTGACCCTGGATGATGGTCGCGAGGCCGGGCTGATGCTCGAACGCGGCCACCTGCTGCGCGGAGGCGAACTGCTGGCCGATGCCGAGGGCACCCAGCTGATCCGTGTGCTGGCGGCGCCCGAGGCGGTGTCCACGGTGCGCTGCGCCGACCCGCACCTGCTGGCCCGCGCGGCCTATCACCTGGGCAACCGCCATGTACCGCTGCAGATCGAACCCGGCCTGTTGCGCTTCCAGCACGACCACGTGCTGGACGACATGTTGCGTGGCCTGGGCCTGACGGTAGAGGCCGAACAAGCGCCGTTCGAGCCTGAAGCGGGCGCCTACCAGAGCGCGCCGCACAGCCACAGCCATGCCCACGGCCACGATCACCCGTTCGTGCGCCTGCCTGCCCATTCCTGA
- a CDS encoding HupE/UreJ family protein, whose protein sequence is MKKTFALFLLMLALPAFAHPGHDANPLQDGLLHPLTGLDHLLMLLGTGVLAALTRRSLTLPLATLAAMFGGAVCGHLFGDVLGMETLIAVSLLVAAGAVLLPSRQLLLAMAMPVFALFHGWAHGVEATPSAFWQFSAGFVTVSGLLLAAGFAVGCLLRRHSGLQKAFGGGLLAGAALVLAG, encoded by the coding sequence ATGAAAAAGACTTTCGCCCTGTTTCTGCTGATGCTGGCTCTGCCTGCCTTCGCCCACCCCGGGCACGACGCCAACCCGCTGCAGGACGGCCTGCTGCACCCGCTGACCGGTCTTGACCACCTGCTGATGCTGCTGGGCACCGGTGTACTCGCCGCGTTGACCCGGCGCAGCCTGACGCTACCCCTGGCAACCCTGGCGGCGATGTTCGGCGGCGCGGTGTGCGGCCACCTGTTCGGCGATGTGCTGGGCATGGAAACCCTGATTGCCGTGTCGCTGCTGGTGGCTGCCGGTGCCGTGCTACTGCCCAGCCGCCAACTGCTGCTGGCCATGGCCATGCCGGTGTTCGCCCTGTTCCATGGCTGGGCCCATGGCGTGGAAGCCACGCCAAGCGCGTTCTGGCAGTTCAGCGCCGGCTTCGTCACGGTCAGCGGCCTGTTGCTGGCGGCCGGCTTTGCGGTCGGTTGCCTGTTGCGCAGGCATAGCGGCCTGCAGAAGGCCTTTGGCGGTGGCCTGCTGGCCGGCGCCGCGCTGGTACTGGCCGGTTGA
- a CDS encoding urease accessory protein UreF: MDSDLALLRLLQLASPGLPVGGFTYSQGLEWAVEAGWVRGVDGFAAWQREQIDDTLACLDWPVLARLYHACQAEDAEAFGHWSRFLLANRETAELRLEEQQRGAALARLLDGWQLGQAPAWRASLELTQLGGMAWLAAHWAIPLRQLALGHGFAWLEGAVMAGVKLVPFGQQAAQTLLRDLGAGLPAALDQALGLGDDQLGGGLPLLAIASSRHETQYTRLFRS, from the coding sequence ATGGACAGCGACCTGGCGTTGTTGCGCCTGCTGCAGCTGGCCAGCCCTGGCTTGCCGGTGGGTGGCTTCACCTACTCGCAAGGCCTGGAGTGGGCGGTCGAGGCGGGCTGGGTACGGGGCGTGGATGGTTTCGCTGCCTGGCAGCGCGAGCAGATCGACGACACCCTGGCCTGCCTCGACTGGCCGGTGCTGGCGCGCCTGTACCACGCCTGCCAGGCCGAGGACGCCGAGGCCTTCGGCCACTGGAGCCGCTTTCTGCTGGCCAACCGCGAAACCGCCGAGCTGCGCCTGGAAGAACAGCAGCGCGGCGCGGCGCTGGCACGGCTGCTGGACGGCTGGCAACTGGGCCAGGCACCGGCCTGGCGGGCCAGCCTCGAACTCACCCAGCTGGGCGGTATGGCCTGGCTGGCTGCGCACTGGGCGATCCCACTGCGCCAGTTGGCCCTGGGCCATGGTTTTGCCTGGCTGGAGGGCGCGGTAATGGCCGGGGTCAAGCTGGTGCCGTTCGGCCAGCAGGCTGCCCAGACCTTGCTGCGCGACCTGGGGGCGGGGCTGCCCGCGGCCCTCGACCAGGCGCTGGGCCTGGGTGATGACCAGCTAGGCGGCGGCCTGCCGTTGCTGGCCATTGCCTCATCGCGACACGAAACCCAATACACCCGATTGTTCCGTTCCTGA
- the ureG gene encoding urease accessory protein UreG has protein sequence MQSYQQPLRVGVGGPVGSGKTALLEALCKAMRDHYQIAVVTNDIYTKEDQRILTEAGALEPERIVGVETGGCPHTAIREDASMNLAAVEALARKFGNLEVIFVESGGDNLSATFSPELADLTIYVIDVAEGEKIPRKGGPGITKSDFLVINKTDLAPYVGASLEVMERDTQRMRPQRPWTFSNLKKGEGLQAVIDFIVERGMLGVRG, from the coding sequence ATGCAAAGCTATCAACAACCCCTGCGCGTCGGTGTCGGCGGCCCGGTCGGCTCCGGCAAGACGGCGCTGCTCGAAGCCTTGTGCAAGGCCATGCGCGACCACTACCAGATCGCAGTGGTCACCAACGACATCTACACCAAGGAGGACCAGCGTATCCTCACCGAAGCCGGGGCCCTTGAGCCGGAGCGCATCGTCGGTGTGGAAACCGGCGGCTGCCCGCACACGGCGATACGTGAGGACGCCTCGATGAACCTGGCGGCAGTCGAAGCCCTGGCGCGCAAGTTTGGCAACCTCGAGGTGATCTTCGTCGAAAGCGGCGGTGACAACCTGAGTGCCACTTTCAGCCCGGAGCTGGCCGACCTGACCATCTACGTGATCGACGTGGCCGAAGGCGAGAAGATCCCGCGCAAGGGTGGGCCGGGGATTACCAAGTCGGATTTCCTGGTGATCAACAAGACCGACCTGGCGCCCTATGTGGGGGCTTCGCTGGAAGTGATGGAGCGCGATACCCAGCGCATGCGCCCGCAGCGGCCATGGACCTTCAGCAACCTGAAGAAGGGCGAGGGGCTGCAGGCGGTGATCGACTTCATCGTCGAGCGCGGGATGCTGGGCGTGCGCGGGTGA
- a CDS encoding DUF899 domain-containing protein → MSTSESRHPVVSRSQWLVARRQLWLHEKAFTHHRDALSAARRALPWVKVEHDYRFEGPDGELSLADLFAGRSQLLVYHFMFAEGWSEGCHGCSFLADHFDGANLHLAHHDVSLVAVSRAPYAEFQAFRRRMGWQFPWYSSHGSGFNEDFGVSVGSEGQRQYNYEPYEGDESELPGLSAFYREPDGSVYHTYSTYARGLDILVNTYNFLDIAPLGRNEAGTMDWVRHHDRYEGQPDKPSCCHK, encoded by the coding sequence ATGAGCACGAGCGAAAGCAGGCACCCGGTGGTTTCGCGCAGCCAGTGGCTGGTGGCCCGCCGGCAACTGTGGCTGCACGAAAAGGCCTTCACCCACCACCGCGACGCGCTGTCCGCAGCCCGTCGCGCCCTGCCCTGGGTCAAGGTGGAGCACGACTATCGCTTCGAGGGGCCGGACGGCGAACTGAGCCTGGCCGACCTGTTCGCGGGCCGCAGCCAGTTGCTGGTTTACCACTTCATGTTCGCCGAGGGCTGGAGCGAAGGCTGCCACGGCTGCTCGTTCCTGGCCGACCACTTTGACGGCGCCAACCTGCACCTGGCGCATCACGACGTGTCGCTGGTGGCGGTGTCGCGGGCACCGTATGCCGAGTTCCAGGCCTTCCGCCGGCGCATGGGCTGGCAGTTCCCCTGGTATTCGTCACATGGCAGCGGGTTCAACGAGGACTTTGGCGTCAGCGTTGGCAGCGAGGGCCAGCGGCAGTACAACTATGAGCCATACGAGGGCGATGAAAGCGAGCTTCCCGGGCTGAGTGCGTTCTATCGCGAGCCGGATGGCAGCGTGTACCACACCTATTCGACCTATGCCCGCGGGCTGGACATCCTGGTCAACACCTACAACTTCCTCGACATTGCGCCACTGGGGCGCAATGAGGCCGGGACCATGGACTGGGTGCGGCACCATGACCGTTATGAAGGGCAGCCGGACAAGCCCAGCTGCTGCCATAAGTGA
- a CDS encoding LTA synthase family protein has product MKNLSDHPRTRLVALATLVLVIPLGTRAMLGWSNPLGYLSDLALGSLLVLLLHRRPWWLAFPVLLAWAALWVASAELVSAVGRLPTSADLTYLLDPQFMENSTGGGLAHAWLPWAMGAGLLAWLASAWRSRTQPSQPLPRTAWAIPLLLFGAHWGSQQLVPSDADQWRQYNLTHQLLSAGAGNLQRQVEGWMGRTQTFTPLASTGLTQSDLHGQRLLAGPGNARNLLVITVEGIPGAYLRPNRQALHSRFDEELMPKLSQWAERGMNTPDYVLHTHQTIRGLYAMLCGDYDKLANGTPKGVELLTQNERNQACLPAQLRQAGFTTHYLQGAGLRFMAKDRIMPHIGFDAVHGQEWFRNRNYLDFPWGKDDRAFFEGALDYVGQLQKQDKPWMLTLLTVGTHQPYSAPAEYLERYDTPKQAAVAYLDDALGAFLDNLERQGVLKDTLVVVTSDESHGIDGVRLASSWGFNLTLAPEQAQLPRIKRGTYGHIDLATSLLDYLALPIPMALGGRSLYRDYDSGREMISYTNGMLRYHDGQGVFTECDFQQRCRRYASEGFIADQARYLGPGDSLLGQQIGALAGVLDQSLLQTPLNLRYQFGGPSPIQLRKRIKDDWADNLIGAQYLEMPEGSHTRVRVKVRSLDPKRAAYIQLKAKQLEQDVPLGLPDEVKVTADEPLEMEFSFDNPTARKAFSFHLLGYGGGQVEVSDFSVITALPGEDEAADELTEGHIAHSG; this is encoded by the coding sequence GTGAAGAACCTGTCAGACCACCCACGTACCCGGCTTGTCGCCCTGGCGACCCTGGTACTGGTGATCCCACTGGGTACGCGCGCCATGCTGGGCTGGTCCAACCCACTCGGTTACCTGTCCGACCTCGCCCTCGGCAGCTTGCTGGTCTTGCTGCTGCACCGTCGGCCGTGGTGGCTGGCGTTCCCCGTATTGCTGGCCTGGGCGGCCCTCTGGGTGGCTTCGGCTGAACTGGTGAGCGCGGTGGGCCGGTTGCCCACCAGCGCCGACCTGACGTACCTGCTCGACCCGCAGTTCATGGAAAACTCGACCGGTGGCGGCCTGGCCCATGCCTGGCTGCCGTGGGCCATGGGCGCCGGCCTGCTGGCCTGGCTGGCCAGCGCCTGGCGCAGCCGCACCCAACCCAGCCAGCCGCTGCCACGCACGGCCTGGGCCATTCCGCTGCTACTGTTCGGCGCCCATTGGGGCAGCCAGCAACTGGTACCTTCCGACGCCGACCAATGGCGGCAATACAACCTCACCCATCAGCTGCTGTCGGCCGGGGCCGGCAACCTGCAGCGCCAGGTCGAAGGCTGGATGGGCCGTACGCAAACCTTCACCCCTCTGGCCAGCACCGGCCTGACCCAGTCCGACCTGCATGGCCAGCGCCTGCTCGCCGGGCCAGGCAACGCCCGCAACCTGCTGGTCATCACCGTGGAAGGCATCCCCGGGGCCTACCTGCGGCCCAACCGCCAGGCCCTGCACAGCCGCTTCGACGAAGAGCTGATGCCCAAACTCAGCCAGTGGGCCGAGCGCGGCATGAACACCCCGGACTACGTGCTGCATACCCATCAGACCATCCGTGGCCTGTACGCAATGCTGTGCGGTGACTACGACAAGCTGGCCAACGGCACGCCCAAGGGCGTGGAACTGCTGACCCAGAACGAACGCAACCAGGCCTGCCTGCCGGCGCAGTTGCGCCAGGCCGGCTTCACCACCCACTACCTGCAGGGCGCCGGCCTGCGCTTCATGGCCAAGGACCGCATCATGCCGCACATCGGCTTTGACGCGGTGCACGGCCAGGAGTGGTTCCGCAACAGGAACTACCTGGACTTCCCCTGGGGCAAAGATGACCGCGCCTTCTTCGAGGGTGCGCTGGATTACGTCGGCCAGCTGCAAAAGCAGGACAAGCCATGGATGCTGACCCTGCTCACCGTGGGCACCCACCAGCCCTACTCGGCACCGGCCGAGTACCTGGAGCGCTACGACACGCCGAAACAGGCGGCAGTCGCCTACCTGGACGACGCACTCGGTGCATTCCTCGACAACCTCGAACGCCAGGGCGTGCTCAAGGACACCCTGGTGGTGGTGACTTCCGACGAGTCCCACGGCATCGACGGTGTGCGCCTGGCCTCGTCCTGGGGCTTCAACCTCACCCTGGCGCCGGAGCAGGCGCAGTTGCCACGGATCAAGCGCGGTACCTATGGCCATATCGACCTGGCCACCTCCCTGCTCGACTACTTGGCCCTGCCCATCCCCATGGCGCTCGGCGGTCGCTCGCTGTACCGCGACTACGACAGCGGTCGCGAGATGATCTCCTACACCAACGGCATGCTGCGTTATCACGACGGCCAGGGTGTGTTCACCGAATGCGACTTCCAGCAGCGCTGCCGGCGTTACGCCAGCGAGGGCTTCATCGCCGACCAGGCACGTTACCTTGGCCCGGGCGACAGCCTGCTCGGCCAGCAGATCGGTGCCCTCGCCGGGGTGCTCGACCAGTCCCTGCTGCAGACACCACTCAACCTGCGTTACCAGTTCGGCGGCCCATCGCCGATCCAGCTGCGCAAGCGCATCAAAGATGACTGGGCCGACAACCTGATCGGCGCCCAGTACCTGGAAATGCCCGAGGGTTCGCATACCCGCGTACGGGTCAAGGTACGTTCGCTGGACCCCAAGCGCGCAGCCTATATCCAGCTCAAGGCCAAGCAGCTGGAGCAAGACGTACCGCTGGGCTTGCCTGACGAAGTGAAAGTCACCGCCGACGAGCCGCTGGAGATGGAGTTCAGCTTCGACAACCCGACCGCGCGCAAAGCGTTTTCCTTCCATTTGCTGGGCTATGGCGGTGGCCAGGTGGAAGTCAGCGACTTCAGCGTGATCACCGCGCTGCCTGGGGAAGATGAAGCAGCGGATGAACTGACCGAAGGGCATATCGCCCATTCGGGCTGA